A portion of the Eubacterium maltosivorans genome contains these proteins:
- a CDS encoding UPF0182 family protein, which produces MKKGKKAFWTVVVAVVVILAILLSLNHFYVDYLWFSEMGYLNVFFKELVTKAQIGVPVFLVLLILLFFYLKFLKKISERYLGITQAVRTKREKTIGAVLSVVAAAVITGFIANSLWSEILQFTNATDFGSTDPLFGKDLSFYFFTLPLLKGAYSVVMTCFFGMVILTLLYTVFVMYREKDFRIQTAQSMDDFKSGAKDVFTTFLTLASKQIGVFLGIFFLLLAFSSFIGRYEMLYGGTGMVYGAGASDITIGMKMLYVKIALCLVLAVSSVIAGFKKNYKMMAAGPVLLIVVALVGGVGQAAYEYLSVVPNQYTKEAPYIEKNIASTQKAYGLDKVTIKDFSPTQDITAQDIQENEATISNIPINDQKPTKDMYNSLQGIRNYYKFYDVDVDRYFVDGKYTQVFLGTREMENSALPDDAKTWVNQHLKYTHGFGVAMSPVNKTNSVGQPELIVKDIPPVTDTQSLDIIQPRVYFGEGDYKYVVTNAANPEFDYPEGDDNKENYYEGTGGIKLSLLNRLSFALYYGSPEMLLTSEITSDSKILINRNVMDRVSKIAPFLEYDNKPYMALADGKQYWIVDGFTTSNKYPYAQPYDQTTGKNYIKNPVKVVVDAYNGDVTFYKVDDEPVLETYSKIFPGLVKDISEMPKGLKEHIRYSKTLFDIQSDIYKTYHMSNPQVFYNREDQWETANQFFGSSKEEVPIDSSYTIMKLPDRQTEFMLTTTFTPRNKDNMIAWLAGVSDGDDYGQLLLYQFPKQQLVYGPMQIEQRIDQNTTISPQLTLLSQQGSTVLRGNLMTIPIEDAIIYVEPIYIQASAGENNLPEVKKVIVSYQNEIVMADSLNQALGQIFNYDAGEAQAAANTAVSTATPNNNAATGAADLSIRANQLFQEAQNAQKSGDWAGYGSKLNELQEVLNQLQQATGASQPQ; this is translated from the coding sequence ATGAAAAAAGGAAAAAAAGCCTTCTGGACAGTCGTGGTGGCCGTGGTGGTCATTCTCGCGATTCTTTTGTCCCTCAACCATTTTTACGTAGACTATCTCTGGTTTAGTGAAATGGGTTATCTCAATGTCTTTTTTAAAGAGCTGGTCACTAAGGCTCAGATTGGCGTGCCGGTATTTTTGGTGCTGCTGATCCTGCTCTTCTTCTACCTGAAATTTTTAAAAAAGATTTCTGAACGTTATCTGGGGATTACCCAGGCAGTGCGAACAAAACGGGAAAAAACCATTGGTGCGGTACTGTCTGTGGTGGCAGCGGCGGTGATAACTGGTTTTATTGCCAATAGCCTGTGGTCAGAAATACTTCAATTCACCAATGCCACAGATTTTGGTTCGACAGACCCGCTGTTTGGAAAGGATCTGTCCTTTTATTTCTTTACGCTGCCGTTATTAAAGGGCGCGTACAGTGTGGTCATGACCTGCTTTTTTGGCATGGTTATTCTGACGCTTTTGTATACTGTTTTTGTCATGTACCGGGAAAAGGATTTTCGGATTCAGACAGCTCAGAGCATGGATGATTTTAAAAGCGGCGCAAAGGATGTTTTTACGACCTTCCTGACCCTGGCCTCCAAGCAGATTGGCGTGTTTTTGGGGATATTCTTCCTGCTTCTGGCTTTTAGCAGCTTTATCGGCCGCTATGAAATGCTCTATGGCGGAACGGGAATGGTCTACGGCGCAGGCGCATCGGATATTACCATTGGTATGAAAATGCTCTATGTGAAGATTGCCCTGTGTCTGGTTCTGGCAGTGAGTTCTGTGATTGCGGGATTCAAAAAGAATTACAAGATGATGGCAGCCGGCCCGGTGCTCTTGATTGTTGTGGCCCTGGTGGGCGGCGTGGGACAGGCAGCATACGAATACCTGTCGGTGGTGCCAAACCAGTACACCAAAGAAGCGCCCTACATTGAAAAGAATATTGCCAGCACACAAAAAGCTTATGGTCTGGATAAGGTGACCATCAAGGATTTTTCACCGACCCAGGACATCACCGCCCAGGATATTCAGGAAAATGAAGCGACCATCAGCAATATCCCCATCAATGACCAGAAGCCAACCAAGGATATGTATAATTCTTTGCAGGGGATCAGAAACTATTATAAGTTTTACGATGTGGATGTGGACCGTTATTTTGTAGACGGCAAATATACCCAGGTATTCCTGGGTACTCGTGAAATGGAAAACTCCGCGCTGCCGGATGATGCTAAAACCTGGGTGAACCAGCATCTGAAGTATACGCACGGCTTTGGCGTTGCCATGTCGCCAGTGAATAAAACCAATTCTGTGGGGCAGCCAGAGCTGATCGTCAAGGATATTCCGCCAGTGACGGATACCCAGAGCCTTGATATTATCCAGCCAAGGGTTTACTTTGGCGAAGGCGACTACAAATACGTGGTCACCAACGCGGCCAATCCAGAATTTGACTACCCAGAAGGGGACGACAATAAGGAAAACTATTATGAAGGCACCGGCGGCATCAAGCTGTCACTGCTTAACCGCCTTTCCTTTGCCCTGTATTACGGATCACCTGAGATGCTGCTGACCAGTGAGATTACCTCAGACAGCAAAATTCTCATTAACCGGAATGTGATGGACCGTGTGTCCAAAATCGCGCCCTTTTTAGAGTATGACAATAAGCCATACATGGCGTTAGCAGACGGCAAGCAGTACTGGATTGTGGACGGGTTTACCACCAGTAATAAGTACCCTTACGCCCAGCCCTATGACCAAACCACAGGCAAGAACTATATCAAGAATCCGGTCAAGGTAGTGGTGGACGCCTACAACGGCGACGTCACTTTCTATAAGGTGGATGATGAGCCTGTGCTTGAAACCTACAGTAAGATTTTCCCGGGTCTGGTCAAGGATATTTCTGAGATGCCCAAGGGGCTGAAGGAGCATATCCGTTACTCCAAAACTCTGTTTGACATCCAGTCCGATATTTATAAAACCTACCACATGAGCAATCCACAGGTGTTCTATAACCGTGAGGACCAGTGGGAAACCGCCAACCAGTTCTTTGGCTCGTCTAAGGAGGAGGTACCCATTGACTCGTCCTACACCATCATGAAGCTGCCGGACCGCCAGACAGAATTTATGCTGACGACAACCTTTACGCCCAGAAATAAGGACAATATGATTGCCTGGCTGGCTGGGGTATCGGACGGGGACGATTATGGGCAGCTGTTGCTGTACCAGTTCCCGAAACAGCAGCTGGTTTACGGCCCCATGCAGATTGAGCAGCGGATCGACCAGAATACCACCATATCGCCGCAGCTGACACTGCTGAGCCAGCAGGGCTCCACCGTGCTGCGCGGTAACTTAATGACGATTCCCATCGAGGACGCCATCATTTATGTTGAACCGATCTACATTCAGGCCAGTGCAGGGGAGAATAACCTGCCAGAGGTTAAAAAGGTGATCGTGAGCTACCAGAACGAGATTGTCATGGCAGACTCGCTGAACCAGGCCCTCGGCCAGATTTTCAACTATGACGCAGGCGAAGCGCAGGCGGCGGCCAATACGGCTGTTTCCACCGCGACGCCAAATAATAACGCCGCCACCGGCGCGGCGGATCTCTCGATCCGAGCGAATCAGCTGTTCCAGGAAGCCCAGAACGCGCAGAAATCCGGCGACTGGGCAGGCTACGGCAGCAAGCTCAATGAGCTTCAGGAGGTATTGAACCAGCTCCAGCAGGCAACCGGTGCGTCACAGCCACAATAA
- a CDS encoding MATE family efflux transporter, which yields MDNEKNTELGTMPVGRLMFKLALPAIVAQVINALYNIVDRMYIGHIEGVGPMALTGVGITFPIIMLITAFAAMIGMGGAPLAAIHLGEKNRDSAEGILGNAATLLLILSVVLTAFFLIFQRPLLMAFGASENTIEHALQYMTIYLCGTIFVMATLGLNAFINTQGFAKTGMLTVLIGAVLNIILDPVFIFVFGMGVRGAALATILSQAVSAIWVCHFLTGRKTTIKIKPSRMRLKKEYVVGIISLGISPFIMQSTESLLNITLNASLQFYGGDMAVGAMTIIGSISQLGLMPLMGLTQGGQPIISYNYGARNYDRVRKAYHLMIAASFTLSMVIWAIVEFFPEVVIAIFTTDPQLSSLTVWAIRIFMMCIGIMGLQTGCQQTFLSLGQAKVSVFLAMLRKLILLIPLILIIPRVTGLGMTGVFLAQPIADFIAVVSTVAVFAVKIRKIIPRPAKTA from the coding sequence ATGGACAATGAAAAAAACACAGAACTGGGGACCATGCCGGTAGGCAGGCTGATGTTTAAGCTGGCCCTGCCGGCCATTGTGGCCCAGGTTATCAATGCTCTTTACAACATTGTTGACCGCATGTATATCGGCCATATTGAAGGGGTTGGTCCCATGGCTTTGACTGGGGTTGGCATCACTTTTCCCATCATTATGCTGATTACAGCCTTTGCGGCGATGATCGGGATGGGGGGCGCGCCTCTGGCCGCCATTCATCTTGGGGAGAAGAACCGGGACAGCGCCGAGGGGATTCTGGGTAACGCGGCGACGCTGCTGCTCATTTTGTCGGTGGTGCTCACCGCTTTTTTTCTGATCTTCCAGCGGCCTCTGCTCATGGCCTTTGGCGCCAGTGAAAACACCATTGAGCATGCGCTTCAATACATGACGATTTACCTGTGCGGAACCATTTTCGTGATGGCAACCTTAGGGTTAAACGCTTTTATCAATACACAGGGCTTTGCAAAAACCGGTATGCTGACCGTCCTCATTGGCGCAGTGCTGAATATTATTCTGGACCCGGTTTTTATTTTTGTATTTGGCATGGGGGTTCGGGGCGCCGCGCTGGCAACCATCCTTTCACAGGCTGTTTCAGCCATCTGGGTTTGCCATTTCCTGACTGGCAGGAAAACGACCATTAAAATCAAGCCTTCCAGAATGCGTCTTAAAAAAGAATATGTGGTGGGGATCATCTCACTTGGCATATCGCCCTTTATCATGCAGTCCACCGAGAGTCTGCTCAACATTACCTTGAACGCTTCGCTTCAGTTTTACGGCGGTGACATGGCGGTAGGCGCCATGACTATTATCGGCAGTATTTCTCAGCTGGGACTTATGCCGCTCATGGGCCTGACCCAGGGTGGGCAGCCCATTATTTCCTATAATTACGGAGCCAGAAATTACGACCGTGTGCGCAAGGCCTACCATCTGATGATTGCGGCCAGCTTTACGCTGTCCATGGTGATCTGGGCCATTGTGGAGTTTTTTCCGGAGGTGGTCATCGCCATCTTTACAACAGATCCACAGCTCTCCAGCCTGACTGTCTGGGCGATCCGTATTTTTATGATGTGCATCGGCATAATGGGGCTGCAGACAGGATGCCAGCAGACTTTTCTGTCATTGGGACAGGCCAAGGTCTCGGTCTTTCTGGCCATGCTGCGAAAGCTGATTTTACTCATCCCGCTGATTCTGATTATTCCCCGGGTGACAGGTCTTGGAATGACCGGCGTTTTTCTGGCACAGCCCATTGCGGATTTTATCGCAGTCGTATCGACTGTGGCTGTGTTTGCTGTGAAGATAAGGAAAATTATTCCGAGACCGGCCAAAACAGCTTAA
- a CDS encoding M15 family metallopeptidase, whose product MYELVTVRPDNFVDVADYIPTIETDVKYYSGDNFVGERIEGYNAPIILVTRETAEALKTAQNKLMTKGYCLRVYDGYRPQRAVEHFLRWKDRPETGETKARHYPDFTKAEVFDEGFIAVRSTHTRGSTVDLTVVDMRNGQELDMGGFFDYFEASSYSNYTDLTAIQSRNRMMLKYLMLSCGFEPFFQEWWHFTLSNEPYPNTYFDFEIQ is encoded by the coding sequence ATGTATGAACTCGTAACAGTGCGTCCAGATAATTTTGTGGATGTAGCGGATTATATACCAACCATTGAAACAGATGTAAAGTATTATTCTGGGGATAACTTTGTCGGCGAACGGATTGAAGGCTATAACGCCCCCATTATTCTGGTAACCCGGGAGACAGCCGAAGCGCTGAAGACAGCCCAGAATAAGCTGATGACCAAGGGCTACTGCCTGCGGGTGTATGATGGATACCGCCCTCAGAGAGCCGTGGAGCATTTTTTGAGGTGGAAGGACAGGCCGGAAACCGGTGAGACCAAGGCCCGCCATTACCCGGATTTTACCAAGGCGGAGGTCTTTGACGAGGGCTTTATCGCTGTCCGCTCGACCCATACGCGTGGCAGTACGGTGGATTTGACAGTGGTGGACATGCGCAATGGGCAGGAGCTGGACATGGGCGGCTTTTTTGACTATTTTGAGGCGAGCTCTTACAGCAATTATACCGATCTTACGGCTATTCAGAGCCGTAACCGGATGATGCTGAAATACCTGATGCTGTCCTGCGGATTTGAGCCGTTTTTTCAGGAGTGGTGGCATTTTACGCTGAGTAATGAGCCTTATCCCAACACCTATTTCGATTTTGAAATTCAATAG
- a CDS encoding amidohydrolase family protein produces MVIDCHIHCALSGFGKLKKELMAEDTPEREGWFLSLATRYRKHNVKALRDGGDAYGAGAAFKPIAEDAGIIFRTPLVALYKTGHYGDFLGEAITDFDSCRKKMDQLLKRRPDFIKIIQSGIMSFDHFGEAGSLEFTDEELRYLIKRTHDAGLRTMVHVNTPKGIMMAIEAGADTIEHGYCIDGDCIAAMKEKDVVWVPTLAPFANIAGCDESHPLSRYRKVSQRYFSGHKLQVRKAHEAGVTIALGSDAGASLVIHGQASREELSYLMDCGLTKAEVFTNGCRVLELNEAQFKK; encoded by the coding sequence ATGGTCATTGATTGTCATATACATTGCGCTTTAAGCGGTTTTGGTAAACTGAAAAAAGAGCTGATGGCTGAGGATACACCGGAGCGAGAGGGCTGGTTTTTGTCACTGGCAACGCGGTACCGCAAGCATAATGTCAAAGCGCTGCGCGACGGCGGTGACGCTTATGGCGCGGGCGCTGCGTTTAAGCCCATCGCTGAGGATGCTGGTATTATCTTCAGAACGCCGCTGGTGGCGCTGTATAAAACAGGTCACTACGGAGATTTTTTAGGAGAAGCCATTACCGATTTTGACTCCTGCCGTAAAAAAATGGATCAGCTGCTCAAGCGGAGGCCTGATTTTATTAAAATTATCCAGTCAGGCATCATGAGCTTTGATCATTTTGGGGAGGCTGGCAGTCTGGAATTTACAGACGAGGAGCTTCGCTATCTGATTAAGCGAACCCATGACGCCGGATTGCGCACGATGGTGCATGTCAATACGCCGAAGGGCATTATGATGGCCATTGAAGCCGGGGCAGATACCATTGAGCATGGATATTGTATTGATGGAGACTGCATCGCTGCGATGAAGGAAAAGGACGTGGTCTGGGTACCGACACTGGCCCCCTTTGCCAACATTGCAGGCTGTGATGAAAGCCATCCGCTTTCCCGGTACCGGAAGGTTTCACAGCGTTATTTTAGCGGGCATAAGCTTCAGGTGAGAAAAGCCCATGAGGCAGGGGTGACCATTGCCCTGGGCAGTGACGCCGGCGCGTCGCTCGTGATACACGGACAGGCGTCCAGAGAAGAGTTGAGCTATCTGATGGACTGCGGCCTGACAAAGGCCGAGGTGTTCACAAATGGCTGCAGGGTTCTGGAACTGAATGAAGCGCAATTTAAAAAATGA
- the gcvH gene encoding glycine cleavage system protein GcvH: MNVPQELKYDKEQHLWVAIDDNVATIGITDFAQDKMGDILFVELAEEDDEFERGDEFSVVESGKKASPLEAPFAFKVLESNEDLDDEPEAINEDAYANWIVKVQITDDEGIEDLVDAAEYEAAIAE, translated from the coding sequence ATGAACGTACCACAGGAATTAAAATACGACAAGGAACAACATCTTTGGGTTGCAATCGATGATAATGTAGCAACCATTGGTATTACGGATTTTGCACAAGATAAAATGGGTGATATCTTATTCGTAGAGCTGGCAGAAGAAGACGACGAATTTGAACGCGGTGATGAATTCTCGGTTGTTGAATCCGGCAAGAAGGCTTCTCCACTGGAAGCGCCGTTTGCTTTTAAGGTTCTGGAATCCAACGAAGATTTAGACGATGAACCAGAAGCGATTAACGAAGACGCTTATGCAAACTGGATTGTCAAGGTTCAGATCACAGACGACGAAGGTATTGAAGACTTGGTAGACGCAGCTGAATACGAAGCAGCCATTGCTGAATAA
- the lpdA gene encoding dihydrolipoyl dehydrogenase codes for MRITVIGAGPGGYEAAIMAAKLGAEVTCIEKDEVGGTCLNRGCIPTKAFLAASDVLETVESAKDFGINIDGTVSVDYKAVVDRKNKVKDGLIKGIHFLFEENKVNLIKGTGKIIDKNTVEVTKEDGSTETVETDKIILATGSVPVSPGMFKYDGKKVITSDEVLDLEKAPESIIIVGGGVIGCEIGQFLSRMGTKVTIVEALEQILPNEDKDVSKQLLRQFKKDKIKVHTGVGVAEVEVSDDSVKASLANGKSVEAEIMLVAIGRRSFVDNLGAQDAGVEVDERGRIVVNDKMETSVPGVYAIGDIVATAQLAHVASKEGIVAVENAMGADKHVAYAAVPRCVYTEPEVAGVGLTEKDCEKKGVEYKLGTFDFRALGKAQAIGKIQGFVKVIVDNNDVIVGASIVGPHATDLLAELSLAVHLGLTAEQVGDVIHPHPSLSEALMEALHDVHGKSVHK; via the coding sequence ATGAGAATTACTGTAATAGGTGCAGGCCCGGGCGGTTATGAAGCCGCTATTATGGCTGCAAAACTGGGTGCAGAAGTTACCTGTATTGAAAAAGACGAAGTCGGCGGTACCTGTTTAAACCGCGGCTGTATTCCAACAAAGGCTTTCCTGGCAGCTTCCGATGTTCTGGAAACTGTGGAGAGCGCTAAGGATTTTGGCATTAACATTGACGGTACTGTCAGCGTTGATTACAAAGCCGTTGTAGACCGTAAAAATAAAGTAAAAGACGGCCTGATCAAGGGGATTCATTTCCTGTTTGAAGAAAACAAGGTGAACCTGATCAAGGGTACGGGCAAAATTATTGATAAAAATACTGTTGAAGTTACCAAAGAAGATGGCTCAACTGAAACGGTTGAAACAGATAAGATTATTCTGGCTACCGGTTCTGTTCCGGTAAGCCCGGGTATGTTCAAATATGATGGCAAAAAAGTCATCACTTCCGACGAAGTGCTAGATCTGGAAAAAGCTCCAGAGTCCATTATTATCGTCGGCGGCGGTGTTATTGGCTGTGAAATCGGCCAGTTTTTAAGCCGCATGGGTACAAAGGTAACCATTGTGGAAGCACTGGAACAGATTCTTCCAAACGAAGACAAAGATGTTTCCAAACAGCTTCTGCGTCAGTTTAAAAAGGATAAAATCAAAGTGCACACCGGCGTAGGTGTGGCTGAAGTTGAAGTTTCTGACGATAGCGTTAAAGCTTCTTTAGCTAACGGCAAGTCTGTTGAAGCAGAAATCATGCTGGTCGCCATTGGCCGCCGCAGCTTTGTGGACAATCTGGGCGCACAGGATGCCGGGGTTGAAGTGGACGAACGCGGCCGCATTGTTGTCAACGACAAGATGGAAACCTCCGTCCCCGGCGTTTATGCCATCGGGGATATCGTTGCGACGGCCCAGCTGGCACACGTTGCCTCCAAGGAAGGCATCGTTGCGGTTGAAAACGCCATGGGCGCAGACAAGCATGTCGCCTATGCTGCGGTACCGCGCTGCGTATACACCGAACCAGAAGTTGCCGGCGTTGGCTTAACTGAAAAGGACTGTGAAAAGAAGGGCGTTGAGTATAAACTCGGAACCTTTGATTTCAGAGCTTTAGGTAAAGCGCAGGCCATTGGCAAAATCCAGGGCTTTGTAAAAGTCATTGTGGACAACAACGACGTGATTGTTGGCGCATCCATTGTAGGACCGCACGCAACCGATCTGCTGGCTGAGCTGAGTCTGGCAGTACATTTAGGCTTAACGGCTGAACAGGTTGGCGATGTTATTCATCCGCATCCGTCGCTGTCCGAAGCGCTGATGGAAGCATTGCACGACGTACACGGAAAATCCGTTCATAAATAA
- a CDS encoding methylenetetrahydrofolate reductase → MSSLLQQTLEAGKFAITAEMAPPKGTDFSHILEIADLLKGRVQGVNVTDFQSAAVKASSLAMCVELERKGLEPILQMTGRDRNRIAIQGEMLSAGHFGIKNMLALTGDHTTTGDNPEAKPVFEMDSVSILQTAEVLMSGQDLAGNELQGSPDFYLGACVTPVFDPVEVQLIKMRNKIRAGAKFFQTQGVFDIEVMREFKELTKDMDCYVLAGIIPLKSAGMAKFMNRSVPGISVPDALIERLTEAEDKAAEGIKIAGEFVAQLKEEGVCDGAHIMAIGAEENVPKILDIAGL, encoded by the coding sequence ATGAGCAGTTTATTACAACAGACATTAGAAGCCGGTAAATTTGCGATTACTGCAGAAATGGCACCACCAAAAGGGACTGATTTCAGTCATATTTTAGAAATTGCGGATCTGTTAAAGGGCCGTGTGCAGGGCGTTAACGTTACAGATTTCCAGTCTGCTGCCGTTAAGGCATCTTCGCTGGCTATGTGTGTAGAGCTTGAAAGAAAAGGCCTTGAGCCCATCTTACAGATGACTGGCCGTGACCGCAACCGTATCGCCATTCAGGGTGAAATGTTATCAGCGGGGCATTTCGGCATTAAAAACATGCTGGCGTTAACCGGTGACCACACCACCACTGGCGATAACCCAGAAGCCAAGCCGGTATTTGAAATGGACTCTGTATCCATTCTACAGACTGCCGAAGTACTGATGAGCGGTCAGGATTTAGCCGGAAATGAATTGCAGGGCTCTCCGGATTTTTATCTGGGTGCTTGTGTTACCCCTGTTTTTGATCCGGTTGAAGTACAGCTGATCAAAATGCGCAATAAGATCAGAGCCGGCGCTAAGTTCTTCCAGACACAGGGTGTATTTGATATTGAAGTGATGCGTGAATTCAAGGAACTGACCAAAGACATGGACTGCTATGTTCTGGCAGGCATCATTCCACTTAAATCTGCGGGTATGGCAAAATTTATGAACCGCAGCGTGCCGGGCATCTCTGTGCCGGACGCTTTAATTGAACGTTTGACCGAAGCTGAAGACAAGGCCGCTGAAGGCATTAAGATTGCCGGCGAATTTGTGGCTCAGCTGAAGGAAGAAGGCGTGTGCGACGGTGCGCATATCATGGCCATCGGCGCAGAAGAAAACGTACCGAAGATTCTGGACATAGCTGGTTTATAG
- a CDS encoding methylenetetrahydrofolate reductase C-terminal domain-containing protein, translating to MIISQKKSFEDVLEYLKDAKKVVITGCSECATVCKTGGEEEVEAMKAALEAEGKEVLATKVLTTSCNVLLNKKELKEIKGELADADAVLCMACGDGVQTVAKGVKKETYPANDTMFVGETVRNGIFEEMCKTCGDCVLGRTAAICPITRCGKSLLNGACGGSRDGKCEVIPENDCAWIEIYKKLKEQGKEELLEEIQPLRGYKKVAYPRTINLRDQEKDGE from the coding sequence ATGATTATTTCTCAAAAGAAATCTTTTGAAGATGTATTAGAATATTTAAAGGACGCAAAGAAAGTGGTCATCACCGGTTGCTCTGAATGTGCAACAGTTTGTAAAACCGGTGGAGAAGAAGAAGTTGAAGCCATGAAAGCTGCATTGGAGGCCGAAGGTAAAGAAGTTTTGGCAACCAAGGTTTTAACAACTTCATGTAACGTGCTTTTAAACAAAAAAGAATTAAAAGAAATCAAAGGCGAGCTGGCCGATGCAGATGCTGTACTGTGTATGGCATGTGGCGATGGTGTTCAGACTGTTGCCAAGGGGGTTAAAAAAGAAACCTACCCGGCCAATGACACCATGTTCGTTGGCGAAACCGTCCGCAATGGTATCTTTGAAGAAATGTGTAAAACCTGCGGCGACTGTGTACTTGGCAGAACCGCTGCAATCTGCCCGATTACCCGCTGCGGCAAGTCTTTATTAAACGGCGCTTGCGGCGGCTCCAGAGACGGCAAATGTGAAGTTATTCCTGAAAATGACTGTGCATGGATTGAAATTTATAAAAAATTGAAAGAACAGGGTAAGGAAGAGTTACTTGAAGAAATTCAGCCATTGCGCGGCTATAAAAAGGTTGCTTACCCAAGAACGATTAATTTAAGAGATCAGGAAAAGGATGGTGAATAA
- a CDS encoding bifunctional 5,10-methylenetetrahydrofolate dehydrogenase/5,10-methenyltetrahydrofolate cyclohydrolase has translation MAAKLLSGKEVSESMLAKVLEDAKSLIAGGVQPKLAIMRVGADPGSISYEKSIITRMGKSSIEVESVEFPEDVTQADFVAKLKTLNDDKNIHAVLIFKPLPEQLDEEEIKYILSPEKDPDALNPTNLGKLMIADERGFFPCTAEGVMELLKHYEIDVKGKDVVIINNSNVLGKPLAIMLTNEFATVTMCHVFTKDTPSYTKKADIVVTAAGIYGLVKPDMLSEDCILVDVAMSQMKDENGEFVLNEEGKKIRTGDAHVDCLDKVAMITSATPGCGGGTGPITTALLAQHVIKACKQQNNL, from the coding sequence ATGGCAGCAAAATTATTAAGTGGTAAAGAAGTAAGTGAGTCCATGTTAGCAAAGGTTCTGGAGGATGCAAAATCCTTGATTGCCGGAGGTGTTCAGCCTAAACTGGCAATTATGCGCGTTGGCGCAGATCCAGGGTCTATTTCTTATGAAAAGAGCATCATTACCAGAATGGGCAAATCAAGCATCGAGGTAGAATCTGTAGAATTCCCTGAAGATGTAACACAGGCAGATTTTGTGGCAAAATTAAAAACGCTTAATGATGACAAAAACATCCATGCAGTTTTGATTTTTAAACCGCTTCCAGAACAGCTGGACGAAGAAGAAATCAAATATATCTTAAGCCCGGAAAAAGACCCGGATGCTCTAAACCCAACGAATCTTGGTAAATTAATGATTGCGGATGAAAGAGGTTTCTTCCCATGTACAGCAGAAGGCGTTATGGAGCTTCTGAAGCATTATGAAATTGATGTTAAGGGCAAAGATGTTGTCATCATCAATAACTCAAACGTTCTTGGGAAACCGCTGGCCATTATGCTGACCAATGAATTCGCAACTGTAACCATGTGCCATGTATTTACAAAAGACACACCGTCTTATACAAAGAAAGCAGATATTGTTGTCACAGCTGCTGGTATTTATGGCCTGGTTAAACCGGATATGTTAAGCGAAGACTGTATTCTGGTTGACGTTGCAATGTCTCAGATGAAAGACGAAAACGGTGAATTCGTATTAAATGAAGAAGGTAAAAAGATCCGTACAGGTGATGCCCACGTTGACTGTCTGGATAAGGTTGCAATGATCACCTCTGCCACACCTGGCTGCGGCGGCGGAACGGGCCCGATTACCACCGCTCTTCTGGCACAGCATGTTATCAAGGCCTGCAAACAGCAGAACAATTTATAG
- a CDS encoding cyclodeaminase/cyclohydrolase family protein, protein MGIADKKCTEFVEVLYSKSAVPGGGGAAALVGAIGTALAGMVGNLTTGKKKYAEYEEDIQRILGEAQALQDQLMAMIDQDAENFAPLAKAYSLPTETEEQKAHKAEVMEECTKVACGVPIEIVRVCYKSIKLHEELVHKGSALAISDVGVGVQCLRAAMISGWLNVLINIKTMKDRAYVVSVENELKPMLEDGIAICDTVYAEVEKQLS, encoded by the coding sequence ATGGGAATCGCAGACAAAAAATGTACAGAGTTTGTCGAAGTACTTTACAGTAAAAGTGCTGTTCCGGGCGGTGGCGGTGCAGCGGCACTGGTAGGCGCTATTGGTACGGCATTGGCAGGAATGGTCGGCAATCTGACCACCGGTAAGAAAAAATACGCTGAATATGAAGAAGATATCCAGAGAATTCTTGGCGAAGCTCAGGCATTACAGGATCAGCTCATGGCAATGATTGATCAGGATGCCGAAAATTTCGCGCCTCTGGCCAAGGCTTACAGCCTCCCGACAGAAACGGAAGAGCAGAAGGCACACAAGGCAGAAGTAATGGAAGAATGTACAAAGGTAGCCTGCGGCGTACCCATTGAGATTGTTCGTGTATGCTATAAGAGTATTAAGCTTCACGAAGAACTTGTCCACAAGGGTTCCGCTCTGGCTATTTCTGACGTGGGCGTTGGGGTGCAATGCCTGCGGGCAGCGATGATCAGCGGCTGGCTGAACGTTTTAATCAATATTAAGACTATGAAGGACAGAGCTTATGTGGTTTCTGTTGAAAATGAGCTGAAGCCTATGCTGGAAGATGGTATTGCAATTTGCGACACTGTTTACGCCGAAGTGGAAAAACAGTTGTCTTAA